The Pongo abelii isolate AG06213 chromosome 19, NHGRI_mPonAbe1-v2.0_pri, whole genome shotgun sequence genome includes the window CTCAGCCCCAGTCCAGCCCCGTGCAGGCCACGTTTGAGGTTCTTGATTTCATCACGCACCTCTATGCCGGCGCCGACGTCCACAGGCACCTGGACGTCAGAATCCTACTGACCAATATCCGAACCAAGAGCAcctttctccctcccctgcccaccTCAGTCCAGAATCTCGCCCACCCGCCAGAAGTCGTGTTGACAGACTTCCAGACCCTGGATGGAAGCCAGTACAACCCGGTCAAACAGCAGCTAGAGCGTTACGCCACCAGCTGTTACAGCTGTTGTCCGCGACTGGCCTCGGTGCTACTATACCCCGATTATGGGATAGGAGAAGTGCCCGTGGAGCCCCTGGATGTCCCCTTACCCTCCACGATCAGGCCAGCTTCCCCCGTGGCCAGGTCTCCAAAGCAGCCGGTGCGTGGCTACTACCGTGGCGCTGTCGGTGGCACGTTTGACCGCCTGCACAACGCCCACAAGGTGTTGCTCAGTGTGGCGTGCATCCTGGCCCAGGAGCAGCTTGTGGTGGGAGTAGCAGACAAAGATCTGTTGAAGAGTGAGTGAGAGGGACCCTGGACTAGGGTGGAGGATCCCCAAATCTCCCTACCCCCGACCTTTATGCCGAGATCAAGGAAGGGCAGGGCCATTCATTATTTCCCACTCTTCTCAAATATCACAGTGGTTGACACTCAGTTGGTGCTAAGGACATTTTGTCAATAACTTTCTCAGCATGTGGTCCAGTCACCACTCAATCAGAATACCCCAAATGTGAAGCAAAGGGATCTGCACTTTAGCAAGTTTTCCAGGTGATACACCCTAATGAGACACTGGGAATGAATGGGTGAGTGAGCTGCAGGTAGCAGTGCCACAGACAGGAGGAGGAAACTCAAGCATGGCATGGGTCTTGGAATTTTCCATCTGCCTCTGATGCCCTCTGGCGCCGCTTGTTCTCTGGAGTGGTTTCCTGGTGGCTTATTCTCTGGACACATGCCAGCCCTTGGAGTGACTATTGTGCTTGCCTGTTTCTTCACCTTCATGCTCCCCTCACCATCACCATAGGCCTTACCAGTTGAACCCCTTCTGCCACCCCCCTCTGGGGATACTGTACTTAGGGACACTTTTTCCCAAACTGGCCCATACTCCTCCCCAGTAAAAAGATCTCACTGTTCTTCTGGGCTCCTTCCCCAGGCAAGTTGCTCCCTGAGCTGCTCCAACCTTATACAGAACGTGTGGAACATCTGAGTGAGTTCCTGGTGGACATCAAGCCCTCCTTGACTTTTGATGTCATCCCCCTGCTGGACCCCTATGGGCCCGCTGGCTCTGACCCCTCCCTGGAGTTCCTGGTGGTCAGCGAGGAGACCTATCGTGGGGGGATGGCCGTCAACCGCTTCCGCCTTGAGAATGTAACCCCTGAGGGAGACTGGCAGAGGGAGTGGATGGGGGACGGGGAAGGCCATTTTGAGGGGGCTGTTGGAAGTACCATGGCCCCAGAGGAGAGAAGTGGGGGCTCAGGGTGGTGGGAAGAAGCAAGGAGGAACTGGTTCTCAGTTCGCCCGCTGAGTTGGAGGAGAAGCCTGGGTAGGAACGGGAGTATAAGGGGGGCAGGTTGGATGTCAGGGTCTTCCTctcactccctccttccctcttttcacCCTTTCCTCTTTACCCCAGGACCTGGAGGAGCTTGCCTTGTACCAGATCCAGCTGCTGAAGGACCTCAGACATACAGAGAATGAAGAGGACAAAGTCAGCTCCTCCAGCTTCCGCCAGCGAATGTTGGGAAACCTGCTTCGGCCTCCATATGTAAgctcctctcccccttccctcctgcTTGGGTGTCCTGGCAATGCTGGAGAGTAGAAGCTGAGGGGCTCAGCCCCAGGCATGAGGCTGAGGGCCTCAGTAACTGTGGGTTCCCTTTCACCTACCCCCAGGAAAGGCCAGAGCTCCCCACGTGTCTCTATGTAATTGGGCTGACTGGCATCAGTGGCTCTGGGAAGAGCTCAATAGCTCAGCGACTGAAGGGCCTGGGGGCATTTGTCATTGATAGTGACCACCTGGGTCATCGGGCCTACGCCCCAGGTGGCCCTGCCTACCAGCCTGTGGTGGAGGCCTTTGGAACAGGTAATAACTGGGGAAGGCTGAAAGTGGCCTGGAGTGAGGAGCTAGCCAGGCCTCTGTGCTCAGTTGTCTGTCTCTGTTGTCCAGATATTCTCCATAAAGATGGCATCATCAACAGGAAGGTCCTAGGCAGCCGGGTGTTTGGGAATAAGGTAAACAATAGCTTCCTAAGGGCTCCTAAGCCGCTACTAGACCCAGGGGTCAGGGTCCAGTGGACCTCTCTGGTCAGGCCCAGAATGCCAATTCCATTGATCTATTCCCAACACCACCTTGCTCGGGCTGGCTGCCTCTTCTAGAGAAGGTAACCTCTGCCCTCTGTTCCCCTCCCCAGAAGCAGCTGAAGATACTCACGGACATTATGTGGCCAATTATCGCAAAGCTGGCCCGAGAGGAGATGGATCGGGCTGTGACTGAGGGTGAGTGGGAGGGAGGATGGGAGCAGCCAAGGGGACAGTTAAGCTGATTCTTCCCCTGGGAGCTTCCCTGCCCCACGTGGGAATGTCTGCTCACCCTGGGACTGTGTTTCATGCACTCTGCCTGGGAGAGCGTCCGCACTGCTGGCGGTGACTGGGGTCTCCCCACAGGAAAGCGTGTGTGCGTGATTGATGCCGCTGTGCTGCTTGAAGCCGGCTGGCAGAACCTGGTCCATGAGGTGTGGACTGTTGTCATCCCTGAGACTGAGGTATCTCACCCCACCCCCCATGCCATCCCTACTGCAGATCCTATCCTGTGAGCCGGAATTCTTCCTGACAAATGTCTCATCTGTGCTCAGGCTGTAAGACGCATTGTGGAGAGGGATGGCCTGAGTG containing:
- the COASY gene encoding bifunctional coenzyme A synthase isoform X1; the encoded protein is MAVFRSGLLVLTTPLASLAPRLASILTSAARLVNHTLYVHLQPGMSLEGPAQPQSSPVQATFEVLDFITHLYAGADVHRHLDVRILLTNIRTKSTFLPPLPTSVQNLAHPPEVVLTDFQTLDGSQYNPVKQQLERYATSCYSCCPRLASVLLYPDYGIGEVPVEPLDVPLPSTIRPASPVARSPKQPVRGYYRGAVGGTFDRLHNAHKVLLSVACILAQEQLVVGVADKDLLKSKLLPELLQPYTERVEHLSEFLVDIKPSLTFDVIPLLDPYGPAGSDPSLEFLVVSEETYRGGMAVNRFRLENDLEELALYQIQLLKDLRHTENEEDKVSSSSFRQRMLGNLLRPPYERPELPTCLYVIGLTGISGSGKSSIAQRLKGLGAFVIDSDHLGHRAYAPGGPAYQPVVEAFGTDILHKDGIINRKVLGSRVFGNKKQLKILTDIMWPIIAKLAREEMDRAVTEGKRVCVIDAAVLLEAGWQNLVHEVWTVVIPETEAVRRIVERDGLSEAAAQSRLQSQMSGQQLVEQSHVVLSTLWEPHITQRQVEKAWALLQKRIPKTHQALD
- the COASY gene encoding bifunctional coenzyme A synthase isoform X3, which codes for MRTPRLRAQPRGAVYQAPSPPPAPVGLGSMAVFRSGLLVLTTPLASLAPRLASILTSAARLVNHTLYVHLQPGMSLEGPAQPQSSPVQATFEVLDFITHLYAGADVHRHLDVRILLTNIRTKSTFLPPLPTSVQNLAHPPEVVLTDFQTLDGSQYNPVKQQLERYATSCYSCCPRLASVLLYPDYGIGEVPVEPLDVPLPSTIRPASPVARSPKQPVRGYYRGAVGGTFDRLHNAHKVLLSVACILAQEQLVVGVADKDLLKSKLLPELLQPYTERVEHLSEFLVDIKPSLTFDVIPLLDPYGPAGSDPSLEFLVVSEETYRGGMAVNRFRLENDLEELALYQIQLLKDLRHTENEEDKVSSSSFRQRMLGNLLRPPYERPELPTCLYVIGLTGISGSGKSSIAQRLKGLGAFVIDSDHLGHRAYAPGGPAYQPVVEAFGTDILHKDGIINRKVLGSRVFGNKKQLKILTDIMWPIIAKLAREEMDRAVTEGKRVCVIDAAVLLEAGWQNLVHEVWTVVIPETEAVRRIVERDGLSEAAAQSRLQSQMSGQQLVEQSHVVLSTLWEPHITQRQVEKAWALLQKRIPKTHQALD
- the COASY gene encoding bifunctional coenzyme A synthase isoform X2; protein product: MAVFRSGLLVLTTPLASLAPRLASILTSAARLVNHTLYVHLQPGMSLEGPAQPQSSPVQATFEVLDFITHLYAGADVHRHLDVRILLTNIRTKSTFLPPLPTSVQNLAHPPEVVLTDFQTLDGSQYNPVKQQLERYATSCYSCCPRLASVLLYPDYGIGEVPVEPLDVPLPSTIRPASPVARSPKQPVRGYYRGAVGGTFDRLHNAHKVLLSVACILAQEQLVVGVADKDLLKSKLLPELLQPYTERVEHLSEFLVDIKPSLTFDVIPLLDPYGPAGSDPSLEFLVVSEETYRGGMAVNRFRLENDLEELALYQIQLLKDLRHTENEEDKVSSSSFRQRMLGNLLRPPYERPELPTCLYVIGLTGISGSGKSSIAQRLKGLGAFVIDSDHLGHRAYAPGGPAYQPVVEAFGTDILHKDGIINRKVLGSRVFGNKKQLKILTDIMWPIIAKLAREEMDRAVTEDPIL